In Zingiber officinale cultivar Zhangliang chromosome 8B, Zo_v1.1, whole genome shotgun sequence, a single genomic region encodes these proteins:
- the LOC122016412 gene encoding sulfate transporter 3.1-like — translation MGNGDVTLSEFARRVPVPPARPFLDTFRANLKETFFPDDPLRQFRDQTVPRKFMLGLKYFLPIFDWAPTYSVSLFKSDLIAGITIASLAIPQGISYAKLANLPPVLGLYSSFVPPLVYAMMGSSRDLAVGTVAVASLLISSMLGKEISPVQDPALYLHVAFTATFFAGLFQASLGLLRLGFIVDFLSHATIVGFMGGAATVVCLQQLKGMLGLQHFTTATDLVSVLQSVFSQVHQWRWESAVLGCCFLFFLLVTRFFSKRRPKFFWVSAAAPLTSVILGSLLVYLTHAENHGVQVIGHLKKGLNPPSATSLTFMPPYIMVALKTGIITGIIALAEGIAVGRSFAMFKNYHIDGNKEMIAFGTMNMVGSLTSCYLTTGPFSRSAVNYNAGCKTAMSNVIMSVAVMITLLFLTPLFHYTPLVVLSSIIISAMLGLIDYESAIHLWHVDKVDFCVCVGAYLGVVFGSVEIGLVIAVSISVMRVLLFVARPRTTVLGSIPNSMAYRRVDQYPAAQSVPGVLILGIDAPIYFANASYLRERISRWIDEETERTNGETSLQYLILDLGAVGSIDTSGIGMLEEVKKIVDRSGIKLVLANPGSEVMKKLDSSKVLEAIGHEWIFLTVADAVASCDFMLHTCKSNGASCENVV, via the exons ATGGGGAATGGGGACGTGACGTTGTCGGAGTTCGCTCGACGGGTGCCGGTACCGCCGGCGCGGCCTTTCCTGGACACCTTCAGGGCCAACCTGAAAGAGACCTTCTTTCCCGACGACCCGCTCCGGCAGTTCCGCGACCAGACGGTTCCCCGCAAGTTCATGCTCGGACTCAAGTACTTCCTCCCCATCTTCGATTGGGCCCCCACCTACTCCGTCTCCCTCTTCAAGTCCGACCTCATCGCCGGCATCACCATTGCCAGCCTCGCCATCCCCCAGGGCATCAGCTACGCTAAGCTCGCCAACCTCCCTCCCGTCCTCGGCCTCT ATTCGAGCTTTGTGCCGCCGCTGGTGTACGCGATGATGGGCAGCTCCCGCGACTTGGCCGTGGGCACGGTGGCCGTGGCCTCACTCTTAATCAGCTCCATGCTGGGGAAGGAGATCTCGCCGGTGCAGGACCCTGCATTGTACTTGCATGTAGCTTTCACCGCCACCTTCTTCGCCGGACTCTTCCAAGCTTCCCTCGGCTTGCTGCg GCTGGGTTTCATAGTGGACTTCTTGTCCCATGCAACCATAGTGGGGTTCATGGGAGGAGCTGCTACTGTAGTGTGCCTTCAGCAGCTGAAGGGGATGCTCGGTCTTCAGCACTTCACCACAGCAACTGACCTCGTATCTGTTTTGCAATCAGTCTTCTCTCAAGTTCATCAG TGGAGGTGGGAAAGTGCTGTGCTGGGGTGTTGcttcctcttctttcttctcGTCACTCGTTTCTTT AGCAAAAGAAGGCCAAAGTTCTTCTGGGTGTCAGCCGCTGCCCCCTTGACTTCTGTAATACTCGGAAGCCTTCTGGTGTACCTCACTCATGCAGAGAACCATGGAGTTCAAGTG ATTGGGCACCTAAAAAAGGGTCTAAACCCTCCATCAGCAACCAGCTTGACATTCATGCCGCCCTATATCATGGTTGCGCTTAAGACCGGCATCATCACCGGCATCATCGCCCTCGCC GAAGGTATTGCAGTCGGAAGGAGCTTTGCCATGTTCAAGAATTACCACATCGATGGTAACAAAGAGATGATAGCTTTTGGGACGATGAACATGGTTGGATCATTAACCTCATGTTACCTAACAACCG GACCATTCTCACGGTCGGCGGTCAACTACAACGCCGGTTGCAAGACGGCGATGTCCAACGTGATCATGTCGGTCGCGGTCATGATCACCTTGTTGTTCTTGACGCCGCTGTTTCACTACACTCCCTTGGTGGTCCTCTCTTCCATCATCATCTCCGCCATGCTAGGGCTTATCGATTACGAGTCGGCGATCCACCTGTGGCACGTCGACAAGGTTGACTTCTGCGTTTGCGTAGGCGCATATTTGGGAGTTGTCTTCGGCAGCGTTGAAATTGGATTAGTCATCGCG GTTTCAATCTCCGTGATGAGGGTTTTGCTCTTCGTTGCGAGGCCAAGGACTACTGTGCTCGGCAGCATCCCCAACTCGATGGCATATCGAAGAGTCGATCAGTATCCTGCGGCACAAAGTGTTCCTGGAGTCCTCATCCTTGGCATCGATGCTCCAATATACTTTGCCAATGCAAGCTACTTGAGAGAAAG GATTTCGAGGTGGATTGATGAGGAGACAGAGAGAACCAATGGGGAGACTAGTTTACAGTACTTGATCCTGGACTTGGGTG CTGTTGGCAGCATCGACACCAGTGGAATCGGCATGCTGGAAGAGGTGAAGAAGATTGTTGATAGAAGTGGCATTAAG CTTGTGTTAGCAAACCCAGGAAGTGAGGTAATGAAGAAGCTGGACTCGTCGAAGGTCCTTGAAGCCATTGGCCATGAATGGATCTTCCTAACTGTTGCTGACGCCGTCGCGTCCTGCGACTTCATGCTGCACACTTGCAAGTCTAATGGCGCTTCGTGCGAGaatgttgtttag